In Oryza sativa Japonica Group chromosome 8, ASM3414082v1, the sequence GTGTGGCCGTGGTGATGGGAGGTTGGTGATTTACCGTGTTGCTGTCGTTGCAGGCGAGCCCGGACGAGACGGGGCTGGCACTGAGCGTCATCTCCAGCAACATCTCGGCGTCGACGAACCTGGCGTCGCTGTGCATCGCGCTGGGCTCGCTCATCGGGGCCTGGGTGAGCAGCACCTCCAAGGTTTTCATGACGGAGCTCGTCTACGGCGACCGCACCCAGGCGACGGCCACCGTGAAGTACATCTCCCTTCTCGTCTGCTTCCTCGTCTCCTTCACTTGCTTCATCCACTCTGCAAGGTTAGCTTCCCTTCAGGCTTCAGCTGCTGCTCACCTCTGAAACCAGCCTCTGTAAATACCTGAAAGAAGgatattcaaatttaaattttgaaacttgAATTTAGAAAAATTTCTAGTGGTTACCAGTAAAAAAATACAACCTTTTGCATTTGAATCTTTAAAGTTGAATTTTTGGAGCCACTAATTCTGGAGATACTACCGGTATTCCAACCCTGCTGAGGTAACATAACATGGCATCAAAATCAGAAATTTTCAGACCTGTTTCCTCTGGAGATGCAGGTACTATGTCCAAGCCAGCTTCCTAATAACCACGCTGGATTCTGATGTCCCGGCAAGCTACATCCAGCATGCTGTGATCCGAGGAGGCAACTTCTGGTCAATGGGGCTCCGTGCACTCTACTTCGCGACAACGCTGCTGATGTGGATCTTCGGGCCAATACCAATGTTCACCTGCTCGGTGTTGATGGTGTTCATCCTGCACCTGCTGGACAGCAATTCCCTGCCATTGCACAACCATCAGTTCACAATTAGAAAACGGCATGATCAGAGAGCTCTGGCATCTACAGTGGTTACAAGGCACCCCAGCCCTCAGAATCCGATTCTCAGTAACCCGGTCTTGTCTCCTGTAACTTTTTCAATAAATTAATAGATATGTTTGCTGCAAAGCTTGGAGGTTTGTATGGAGTAACATTACATGAGAATATGAGATTCAGGTACAAAATTTTCATCAGAAATATTGCTTCCCTAAAACAAATGCTACTACATGAAATGTGATAAATCCATGGAATCGTGACACTGTCATCGAGAAATGTGTTGATGTTCATCATGATTGAGCTGCACCACATCTTGGGTCAGCATACTGCCTCATTTAAGTTCCATGAGAATCTCACACAAATAGCCTTtggcatcttcaaattcatgtCAGGTAGGGCAATGCATCACACTAGCTTCCTAAATCCATCCTCTATAGAAGAACCGTGGGAACATTAGGATCATTCCCACTGCCTTCAGCAGATTTCTTCTTGCCTCGCTTCTTGAGCTTCTTTCTAAATCTGAATTGTTCTTTCATATTCTTCTCCCATACTTTCTTATGCTTGTTGTAAATGAACATTGCTGCACGAGCATCCTCAATCTATAAGAGTATCAAAATGGCCACGAAAATTAGTATTTAGTACAAGCATAAATGATATTGACAAGAAAGTTTAGTCAAATGATTACAAGTTTTCGCTGTACAAGTGATTAACCATGTGAAAGATTACTAGCAGTAATTCAAGAGTAATCAGAAGTACATTTTAAAATGAATAAACAAATCTACATTGCATAAAGAGAAAAATATTATGTATAACTTACTGGGCAATGCTCTTTCTGTTGTATTTTAGCACCAAGTACTTGAGCAGTAAGATCTTTCAGTGATCTCCTCTTCCCTTCCCTAATATAACAGGAGCACATGTCAATACAATGTTGAGCAATCTTAACAAGAGCACATaatatagaaaatatatatgtcaAGATCATCTAACCTTCGAAAAACCTCATATTCTGAGGTATCCCTTATGTCCTTCTTTGGGTGGCCTAGTAGCAAAACCTGGAAAATGTTTACCGTGTTACACAAGAACACAAAGTgcataaataattaaattatgGTCATTGACAACCTTAAGATCATGGTGCAAGGCATGCCCAACAAGAATTCTTCCTTTGATCAGCTCAGCTACATCTTTCTGAACAACCCAGAAATCTTTGGCTGCAGTGTTGTACAACATTGTTGCATAACCCATATAGGTTGCCATCCTCTAAAGAAATAAAATCATGCAGTGCCAGTTTAGTGATGTTTACCTTTATTCATGTGCTTCGGTCTAATCCCACTAATATGGGTACGGTAGTCAACAATCCGCTCTACCGGTCTTGTATATTCATCATATACAACGTTACCCCAAGAGTTAACCTAGTAAAAAGCACAATAAGATTAATGGGTGATATTCAAAAGAAGGGTATTTATTATAACTAAACTTCTTCATAAAGAGGCTAGAATTCTCTTCAGCTTTCTAAATCAACCTTAAGTCCACAGCAATTTACAGATTCCATGAAATCCTTTGATGCTTCAACCAGTGAAATCAATCCAACACTCAACATACTAAGAaataacatatatgtacattCAAATTACGAAAGCAAAGCAGGAAGTAACTATACATTGGTTTTTGTTCCTTCTCAAGAACTACATCATGCCCATTGCTCCCCATCagtaaaagaaaataagagtATGGGACTTCCTTAGttgcttccttccttcctaGAGAGTAGAGTGCATAATAAAATGATACAAACATAACCTCTCCTCGACGCATTGTTAGCATTACCACATAGCTGGTATTACAGTTTAATAGTGGGTCTCATAGTTTAACTCCAGCTTCTTTGTTCTTTGATAAAGATAACGAAAATGGGTACACAAATCAGCAGAATACTTATATGGTACAATTAATCATGCCATGCCCATTTGACTGTAATATTACAAATCATGAATTTCAAGCATAACCCTTAAAATCTCAGCCAATGCATGGGAACCATTTCCATAGCACAGCACAAAGACTAGGTGACAATATTGCCAAACAAACTAGTCACTACTTAgtgaaaataaaaattgaacTGGCTACTGGTGAGAAATTCATGTTTCTTACTATATATTCCTTGCAACCAAATAAGGCCATAAATTCCAATCAAGTAAATGATCCATCTGAGTTCCAAAGTTAATACCAATACATACTAGCTAAGCCCAACATTTTGTCATTACCCATCCTCCTATTGTGAATAGTCCAACTAGAATATAATCCAAATCAAACTCTGTACTCAAAACAGTTGCAATCTCATTGCCAGCAAAACACAAATCACGATACTACCTTCTTTCAAGATTAAACAGCTTATGTCGCCTCCTCACCATTTTCATCAAATCGTAACAACAAACTCCGAAACTAATGCTCGCGCATATCCTTGACTCCCGAACTATACTGAGCTGATTAATATATACTATGATATTTAGCTCATTCATCATTGCTGTGCGCACAGAATACAAAAGGATGTATGGAATTGAGATTTGGGAGGACGGTGCTTATTACCAAGGTGACTCTGCCGAGGGCGCTCTTGCTGCCGCCTGCGCCGACCCCGACCATCTCGCAATCCACAGCGACCGCCTTCGTCAAGCTGCCAAAACCATTCCCCATCCATCCGGCCATCCCCACAGCAATCAAAATCAAAACCCAAAGCATCTCAAAAGCGGCAGCACAATACAAAGACAAGAAGATGCCTCCTCGCGCGGCGTTTGCTCTGATGGCTCACCTGGTGTCGTCGGAGGTGGGCACGAGCTtgacctccgccgcctcctcctccgcggcgggctcggtgggCGCGGGGGCCGGAGAAGGGTGGTCGGGGCGGTGCTTGCGCTTGCcgagggtggtggcggcgacggggcgGGGGAGCTTGGACTGGAGCTGCGCCcagttagggtttagggtggaGGCGCCGGCTGCCTTCGGCTTGGGCTTGGGTTTCCGCTtcgggctcgcggcggcggcggccgccggtggcggcggagaagcCATGGATGATTTTTGCGGCGCGGGGGAACCGCGGGATTTGGGGTTTTCTGCTCTCAACGAGGGTTCATTTGATTTTTGTCTTGATTTTATACTGTAATCCTGAAGGAAATATTTTGCTTCCACCTTATGCACTTATATAAagctatactccctccgtttcacaatgcaagactctagcattgcccacatacatatagatgttagtgaatataaacacatacatatgtatagatttattaacatctaaatgaatgtggacaatgttagaaagtcttatattataaaacggagaaagtaatatTCTCTTATCAAACATTTTTACCTTTACCAAGATTCATTGAAGGCTCGGATGGCCTAATcaacaaaaaagaaacaaattttaaattttcaaacttaattttgagatattttcaatctaattttttttcagcattAGCTTTTAAGTTACctagaacacatatataaaagttttacctacaaatttatttttattccctaataagccgttttagCTTATTAGGGAAAAAGCCAAATGATGGGGCCGCAAttgtttaaattttaattaaaataataaaaaccaacATCTTATAGCCAACGTTAAGTATGTCTTGTGACATATAATCACACATTTTATAGTCTAAATATTTCTTAAAACCCCACTCTTAACAAATATCAACTAATTTCAGAATATCTAAAACAATACTTTTTAAAGCAGTGGAGAGTTAAACCAACAATATAATAAAGAAATTGGCAATTGCAAGTTTCATATATACTCTATATTTCAAAAATTGAAGCAAGTGACATTTACTAAATGTGTATTTAAAATGTATAATGGTGGGGTTTTATGAAACTTTATAACCATAGTTTATGTAATGTACATGGTACTTTGTGCATTTTCGACCACTAATCCTCGCTTTTTCTATCTGTTGGTTCCCTCTCAATCAATTTCAATATCTCTAAATATATCGTTGGATACGATCCGGCTCTGGTAATTTTAGGGTTCGCCTCTCCTTACTTCTTAGCTCCTCTTCTTGACCAACAATGCCCAAATGTGTTCTACTTTAAAATAACACTGCACATGACCTGTTTGGTTGATATACTCAACTTGCCTAAGATCGTCATAACTTTTATAACTTGTCAAAAACTTCAGCTATTATAACTTTTGTTTGGCATTAAAATGGTGAAGAAAAAATCCTGTCATAAGTGTATCACTGAAGCAAATGGATGCCTAACAGCCCGTGATGATTCATTTAGGCAAAAAATCAAGATTTGATCTAAAAGTAATCCTGTTTAGGACACTTGAAAAGTTGCACCTGATCCAGATTGTCCAAGAGAGCTTAAAAGGTTAGACAGGTTGGGATTGACTTGGACAGAGAGAACACTTAAACCTTCTTGAACAGAAGCAAGAGGCATCCTCAAAATCTATTGATACAAGTAGAATAGGAGAACAAGTCATGGTATCGCGGTTCAACATTTTACCCATTATTTCATTTAGAAATAAAACCACTAtacacaaacttaaaaaatcCAAATAGAAACATGAGCTACCACAGTTTTGCAACTTGGGAACTACGTACCCCACCAGCATATACAAATTTGGGGAGGCCCAACCCAGCATCAAGATAGAAAGAAAGCCTGTCAACTGTCGCTCTCACTCCATGTATGCAATGTTAGACGGTATCATATCTTACAAAAAGAAATAACTCTTATGCAAAATATTTGTACAAGGGAACATCTCAGATGAGAAAAGGGATCACTCATAAGCATTTTCTAATTCAGGTCGAACTGTCTGTTGCTTCTAATTTTCTACTTCCAAAACCTCCAGAACTGGTGTCATTTTCAGGTCAAAATAGATCCTGATCTCTGACTACTGTAGGCATTCCTctcaaatactccatccgtcccaaaaaaaaaaaagacaaacccagggtttccgtgtccaacgtttgaccgtccgtcttatttaaaaaaaatatgaaaaaaattaaaaagataagtcacacataaagtattaatcatattttattatctaacaacaatgaaaatactaattataaaaagattttatataagacgaacagtcaaacgttaaacacggaaacccagggtttgtctttttttggacggatggagtatagtAGCAGTGGTGTATAATCAACTGATTAGACACTTGAGATCAAGAAAACATCTCAAACTCGTTGGGCTGGGAAACACTCTCAATGCCATGGATCAATTTCCTCCGTGGACCTACAGCATCAAGACCCATATCTTTTAGCTGGTTCATTGTAAGGGAAACTATCTGATGCATCCCCAGCTTTTCACTGTCCAATATGTCAACAAACCACCACAATTGAAAAGCCAATTCTTCAGCCCACCAAATCCAGCAATCCGTCTCTCGAGAAGTCGTGCTCGTATTATCCTATTCGTAACTTGGGACGAAATAACTGGCAGCTCTTCCTTTATAAATGTTTCCAAAAGAATTTCCTGCTTTCTCAATATTCTCATGAAACTGTCCTTGAATGGAAGCATGGTTTGCTTTCACAACAGGGGCAACAGGACGGCGTGAAGATGTAGCATTTTCCTGAGCTTTCTTGATGTTGGTAGCAACTTTGATGCCCTCTGGAAGTGGCTCGTGAGCTTTGTTGGTAGTCATCTGCTTTGGATGCTTCTTTCTCGCAGCATCACAGTTTTCCATGCTCTTTTTGGCTAAGCAAGCTCTTGTTCAAAACTTATTTTTGCATATCATCCTGAAGACTTGCGGCTGCAGGTGATGGTGGAGGGATCAGGATTCAGGAATGGACGCAGAAATGGACTCGGCCGAACAGGTTGTGGAGTCACACTACAGTCAATAGCACATATTGACGTCTAGTATATCGGATTTAATCGGATGCTTCTTCTGTCGAAGTGCTGGATCCACGGCCTGCAGTGGTGACCTGGAgtctgaaatttttacattttggtcctttttgaaaacttattttacaaatagacccctgggaaaacttaaaccggaaatggtcctttttgggacgtcagagtggctggcgccgtaccccaacatggcggcgccagccacactggcgccgtgcccgtgctACCGTGGCAAtagggctgtcgtggaggtgctgactaggccgaagggggcgccagccaaagtggcgccgcccctcatatcacggcgccagcatggctggcgcgcccctcctctgcgGGCCCCACCAACTTTCTCCCCCCCCAAAATTTTCGCCAAGTCTGTTCTGCCTCCAAGCaacggctggcgccccccccccccgaccgcggcgccagggtggctggcgcccccctcctccccccatcgaagcccttctgcctccgggcctcggctggcgccgccctcatggaccacggcgccagggtagctggcgccgccctcccccagcccgaaacccttctgcctcgcggcactggctggcgccgcccttccCAACCTCGGCGCCAGGGTGGTTGGCGCCGCCCTCTGCCTCCCTGCAAATTGAAGATccatattgcacaaatgtaccaattcacagttcgcaattcaaatcacaattcacagatTCGTACAGACTAAAACAGGTTCcaattgcacaaatcacaatgccaaaagtccatcacatagtcctcacatagtccatcacatattccacacatcaaacaatgccaaaagtccatcacatatcccacacatcaaacaatgcaaaaagtccatcctatattccacacatgaaacaatgtcaaaagtccatcacatagtcctcacatagtccatcacattttatatcacatagtacaccacatatgtcatactaccaaccaatagattaacttcatacaaattacttcttccgttggcgccgaattgcttgcgagcccggagtgtacctacatttgaaaatccaatgtttaaaacattttaaaaacaaaataagggaaatcaaataacatttgagaatggtaagctcattttacctctttttcgctgcccgagtggatcgcaagttgtattgcgtgggttgcgtcccctgaggcgcgtcgggaagctgtgacatgtctatctcctcggcgtctggtgcgacgtagtcctcatcctcctcgtcctcatcgtcatcgtcgtcgctaggtggagccggcgccttcccctttcccctcccttgcttaatgcgtgacgacgacgagccaccaACTCCTTCACGCTCTTCTATCCTGATGGAGTGTCGAGCAGTACTTGGACGCGCGGAttgaggtagtggtggtggtagtctccccggttggtacacgtcgtccaatccaaccgacctgcaacctaatcttgctgcaagtttccggcacctttgacgaactttctgcatttcaaaaaaaaaaagaagtttgttaggcataactcaagtaatgcaaagtgctaaataaattttacctcTAAAACATTGCGGAGCGTGTTCTCCGTGTCCTCACCACCCCTCGGAGCTTGGAGGGCATGCCCCATTTCATTCACACTCCTGAGGAGCTCTCTCGACTGAAAGCGTGAAAAGATATATGTTAGGGTCTAGGGTGCAAATGGAAGTAACTTTGACAAATGCAAGAAAACTTACGACTCTGTCTCTAAGTGGGGCGTGCTCCATTTGATATCCAACTGTAGTCCGGACATCATAGGGATTCCGCCCCTCATCGGAGTCGCGGTCATCCTCTATGTCGGCTTCCGTCCAAGTAGGGCGGAGGAACAGTCTATATGTCCTATGCAGCCAACGAAGGTACTCTGAGAAAAGATGATTTTGGTGTATAGTCTCGATGTACCTATCGTTCCTTCCGGCTGTTCTCCATTCATCAATGTATCTATTATGCTCTAGCCCCCAGTCTTTCACCTTCTTTGTTCTCACCCTGTCATACCTAGACAAGTAGAAGGTGATGAAACAGTAGTGAGCATCGACAAGGGTTAAATGGTACAAAATTGAACATTGACAATGAAAGCAAACAAAGATAAGAAATATTTACTTGTGTAATTCAACTCCAGTTGAGATGTCCTCAACCGGCCAATCTTGTTTCTTCCCGAACTGTCGCATGACACGGTGCGGAAGGTGGTACTCAACTGCCCAGAAACAAATCAATGGGCACTGGTACATGAAATAGTCAGAGTCTCGATTGCACATCGAGTTCAGGGTCAGGCTTGAAGCCTCATTTGTGTGGTATGGTAACCACTCAATCTGCAAAAGTTGAAGAGATGTCGTTGGTTAGTATCTCAATTAAAGAAGTAAATGTCTAACTAGAAGTGATATTGGAAGTACTTACATGTTGAGGCTGCAAGCAGTCCATCTCATTGACATAATACTTGTATGCCACATCCCGGTGAGCATGTGCAGTGGCAGTACTCTCAAAAAGGTAGGCCACTGTCTTCTCCATGTCTGGCTCATTGTAGGGCCAAGGAGTGAAGCTTTGCCTCCACTTAGGCCTTCAAACCGGTAGTCTTAACCACATCCACATCTGAATCAATAGCACACAACCACTCATGTTGGATGATGGTGCCTGACGACAACAGGCCTCACAGAGCTGTCTATATGTCCACGCCAACACTGCTGACCCCCAACTGAAACGGCCCAGATCACCAAGGTTGGCGACCAAAGGAATCCATATCGCCGAAGCAATGTCACCCCCAGCATCAGGAAACAGAACCCCTCCCAACAAGTGCAAGATGTATGCACGGGCATAACACTCAACACGCCATGGCTCAGCATCGTCGTCAAGATGTGAGAAGTTCTGACTCAGCCAAGACAGGGGTATTCcattctgcttcttcttcccccCTTGCCCCTGCTCAATGTTCAGTGGAATGCCAAACAGCTGCTGCACTTGTGCATGCCATCCAGGAGTCTCTGTCCTGCCCGTCACGGCATGCCCCCGTAATGGGAGGGCCAAGATCATAGCCACATCCTGTAGAGTGATGGTCATCTCACCACTGGGGAGGTGGAAGCTGTGTGTCTCAGGCCTCCATCTGTCCACAAGTGCTGTCAACGCAGGAGCGTTGAACACTGGCATTCCTCTGCTCACGACCAAGGCTACCCCGAGCAACCCGGCAGCCCTTAGGTACGGGATGTACCTATCGTCGAACACTGGGGGGGCATGAGCTCTGACTCGGAGCGGTTGAAGTACCTGCATTAGCAATTGTAAATCAATTAGTTAATATAATGTCAAATACACGCTACCGATACTTATGCACAAGTGAATCAATGCCGATTCATACCCTCCCCGCCTCGATCGCAGCCCCGCGATGACGGGCCTCGTAGTACGCCTCCAAGGCTGGGTAAGTCGGCGGTTGTCCCTCCTCGGCCATCCTACATGAAAAAGTAATAAATTCACCGTTAGTTACCAatgtgacatatattaaaagaaaatgaatgcgAGAACATGAGtaggaaaacaaaatatttacctCCCTaacacttaaattttttttggacttcttcttttttggacgCTTAGGACACTTAGTTTTCTTGTGACCCTCCTGGTGACACAACGAGCATCTATTTTGCACCGGCGCAGCATCAAGTTGAACGCATGAAGGTGGTTTCCTTCCAGAACCACCCAGACCCGAGTCCATTTCGTTCTTGAATCgtttcgatctcctcttccctctTGTTTTAATCTTCAAATTTGGGTCAGCAACAAATTCTTCACCATTGTACGATGGCCACTGTGTGGGGTCGAGGTATGGCTCAAAGCGACTTGCCCATGTGTTCACAACGGCTTTCGGTTGGGAGATTCCTTATCAATTGCATGAATCAGATAAACGTGTATAAGATGTGAGCAAGGCATATGGTAGAGCAATGGCCTTTGGCAAGAACATGAGTTCCCATCACCTTCAACTTTGAAGGCTCTTGCGCCGAATCTAACACCACCACGCGTTATACCACCCCTCTCTGTGACCTCGTATGTCTTTTTCTGCTTATCGAAACACCTTGCAGTGTGTTTGTTCGCCTTACTTTCTTGCACCTTCATCTTAATGTCAACCTTGGTGGACCAACGCTGCCCTAACTGGACTCGCTTCAAAGCTTCATCATGTCTGTTCACAAAGTAGTCATCGCACTTCATGAACGTAAATGATACGATGGCCGTCACTGGAAGCTTACGAACACCAACTAGCACGCTATTGAACTGTTCGGCCATGTTGGTTGTCATGTAACCCCACCGGCGGCCATTTCTATCGTATGCACGAGGCCACTTATCTTTATCCAACaactcatcttcaagccatttaCGAGGACCTTCGGGAATACGCTGCCTTAGTGCCTCAACATCCTTCTCAAATATCCACTTCTCGTCAATCTGACATATCCTTAGGAGCTCTTTTGTCTGATGCTTGTCCGCACCGGCCTTGTGGAAATTAGCACTGAAGTGCCTCATGCACCACCGGTGGTGAACCGATGGCAATCCTGGAACAGGAGTCATCATGGCATTTATTATACCAGCATGTCGATCTGAGATAATACAAACCTCCCTATGCGGCCCAACCACAACCCGTCGGACAAGATCGATAAACCAGCACCAGTCTCCTGAATTCTCTTTCTCCACCAAGGCAAAAGCTAAAGGTACAAGTTGGTCCTCCGCATCAGCTGATAATGCAGTCATCAAGGCACCACCGTATTTCCCAGTTAGGAAGGTTGCATCTATAGCTAGTACTGGCCTACAATGCTTAAAAGCCTCAATGGAAGGACCAAAGCACCAGAATGCACGCATAAAAATTTTCTTGGTCACTCCATCAACGTTGACAACCCTATCAGGATGAGTATCGATGTGGTAGACCATACTGGGATTCCTCTGCTTAATGGCTTGCAGCAAAGTGGGCAAACGGACATACGCTTCACCCCATTCACCGTAAATGAGCTTCATAGCCTCCTCTCGTGCCCTCCAAGCCTTGCCATACTTCACCCTATACTGGAAAACCTCAAATATATACAAAGCTAACGCAGAAGCAGAGAGTGTAGGTTGCAGTTTTATGGTATTGCATAACCTATTTGCTATGAACTTTGATGTCAGTTGCCGGTGGCTCCCTGAACCTTCGGCAGTAGCACAACTATGTTCCTTACCTACCCGTGATATCCTCCACGTGCCACTAGACCTCTTAGTTGCATGGACCTTCCATTTGCACCGTGGGTTTTCACATTTAACAGTGTACCTCCTATTTGCGGCAGAATTGACAACACGGTATGGACGATGGTGCACGATGGCGTACTCCTGGAGCCATAGCTTCAATGCGACCATGGATGGGAACTCTAAACCCTTTCTGAGACCATCCACCTGGAATGGTTCTGGCAACTGATCTAGGTTGATGCCGCCATCTAGTAGTGCACCATGGGCATgtgttaggtccctaaactcaggaatgtccggcttcctcccaaacaccttctcaaacgcacgacattcctctaatgctaacttgtcattattagtaagtggagggaatggacggtcatcatcagagtcttcaGCAAATTCAACATCATATTGCTCAACACTTGCCTCCTCGTCAACATCATCTCTATTGACTTCTACTGAGACAGAATCGTGACCACCACTCAATTCGACATCAAAGTAATCATCTGGATTCACATATTGGCCTGCTACTTCTGTCGGGTATTCAGGGTTGACTCCGTACGACGACCAATGAACACTCGCCGAACAAATGTTCACTTAGATCAAGCCCCTCTTGTACTAACTCCCTTTTCATCACCCTCGCTGCATCCACATCATCAGTACCGCAATGTCTCTTTGATGGTCCTGCCTCCCATAAATCATTTCCAAGCAAaggtctcttcttctctccttccccctccaagtcttctcgtaccaactcactcttacttgcaccccctccacgacgagaataatatgtcacaaaattcttctcaacgtaatgataagaaggagatttgtttagatccaaattttctacggtacgaactaactttgatgcaaacacctctagagatctaaactgagactcttttaccaaatcaaagtaaacttcccattccaactgacctatcacatttaatatatacttatgcccttgaccaacatcgtatctcccataaaaacgaatctccacattatcctcggtccatccaagaacttctttcactcgtgaccttagttcatctagagttgggtgggtgggaaacaaaatggtcttcaatgacatatcctcaaactcaacatgtccaccaacataaggttccaccactctaccaccgtagtaaacacgaacaagtctatccatctacaccaaaaaatcaaatgtaactttgcaacaaaaattaaatcttcattcctaaacgtagtccaaaccgacatattataaccaatgcataacttaaattgtcccaaagctactactccaaaaaaatatttaatc encodes:
- the LOC4345431 gene encoding uncharacterized protein, yielding MVVMMMQKSSLDLVLVPCGLVIMFGYHLILLYRILRRPAATVIGYENHNKLAWVRRMVQASPDETGLALSVISSNISASTNLASLCIALGSLIGAWVSSTSKVFMTELVYGDRTQATATVKYISLLVCFLVSFTCFIHSARYYVQASFLITTLDSDVPASYIQHAVIRGGNFWSMGLRALYFATTLLMWIFGPIPMFTCSVLMVFILHLLDSNSLPLHNHQFTIRKRHDQRALASTVVTRHPSPQNPILSNPVLSPVTFSIN
- the LOC4345430 gene encoding uncharacterized protein — encoded protein: MASPPPPAAAAAASPKRKPKPKPKAAGASTLNPNWAQLQSKLPRPVAATTLGKRKHRPDHPSPAPAPTEPAAEEEAAEVKLVPTSDDTSLTKAVAVDCEMVGVGAGGSKSALGRVTLVNSWGNVVYDEYTRPVERIVDYRTHISGIRPKHMNKAKDFWVVQKDVAELIKGRILVGHALHHDLKVLLLGHPKKDIRDTSEYEVFRREGKRRSLKDLTAQVLGAKIQQKEHCPIEDARAAMFIYNKHKKVWEKNMKEQFRFRKKLKKRGKKKSAEGSGNDPNVPTVLL
- the LOC107281999 gene encoding uncharacterized protein, with the protein product MEKTVAYLFESTATAHAHRDVAYKYYVNEMDCLQPQHIEWLPYHTNEASSLTLNSMCNRDSDYFMYQCPLICFWAVEYHLPHRVMRQFGKKQDWPVEDISTGVELHKYDRVRTKKVKDWGLEHNRYIDEWRTAGRNDRYIETIHQNHLFSEYLRWLHRTYRLFLRPTWTEADIEDDRDSDEGRNPYDVRTTVGYQMEHAPLRDRVSRELLRSVNEMGHALQAPRGGEDTENTLRNVLEKVRQRCRKLAARLGCRSVGLDDVYQPGRLPPPLPQSARPSTARHSIRIEEREGVGGSSSSRIKQGRGKGKAPAPPSDDDDDEDEEDEDYVAPDAEEIDMSQLPDAPQGTQPTQYNLRSTRAAKKRYTPGSQAIRRQRKK